Proteins found in one Staphylococcus durrellii genomic segment:
- a CDS encoding tryptophan-rich sensory protein: MKISLILLKFFYPLFFIFQISNFSIKNNEGKYEHLKKPKYIINSLLLPLMWGIVNMISSITLMFSHSHYKKNFFLAYNAQLIAQGFGYLLFFKYQSLFFSFIIKTVQSLFMIVSIKSVTNKKNVIRLFLGIHLVWIIYEIYIIINFWSLNKKLDKR; this comes from the coding sequence TTGAAAATATCCTTAATATTATTAAAGTTTTTCTATCCATTATTTTTTATATTCCAAATTTCTAATTTTTCTATAAAAAATAATGAGGGAAAATATGAACACTTAAAAAAACCAAAATATATTATTAATAGTTTGTTGCTTCCTTTAATGTGGGGAATAGTAAATATGATTTCCAGTATTACTCTTATGTTTTCACATTCACACTATAAAAAAAACTTCTTTTTAGCTTATAACGCCCAATTAATAGCACAGGGCTTTGGGTATTTACTGTTTTTTAAATATCAATCACTGTTTTTCTCATTTATAATTAAAACAGTTCAATCACTGTTTATGATAGTGAGTATTAAATCAGTAACCAATAAGAAAAATGTCATCCGTTTATTTTTAGGAATACATTTAGTGTGGATTATCTATGAAATATATATAATTATAAATTTTTGGTCATTAAATAAAAAACTAGATAAAAGGTGA
- a CDS encoding M15 family metallopeptidase has protein sequence MKKFVSIVFIFTTLYLLNNKQKEKYNPVTKKNGAYYVNNHIIVNREYKVCPFYIPFPKSEAKNNLKLMIKDAQKQGFQLIIISGFRSYFKQMRLFNMYVHRDGLEKAKTYSAEPGYSEHQTGLAFDVASPGLDESIKEQFQFTKESKWLQDNAHFYGFIIRYPKGKEHITEFMYEPWHLRYIGREDAVGIANKNLTFEEYFDLA, from the coding sequence ATGAAAAAATTCGTTTCAATTGTATTTATTTTTACTACACTCTATTTATTAAATAATAAGCAAAAAGAAAAATATAATCCTGTTACGAAAAAGAATGGCGCATATTATGTGAATAACCACATTATTGTAAACAGAGAGTATAAAGTTTGTCCGTTTTATATACCTTTTCCAAAATCAGAAGCAAAAAACAATTTAAAACTTATGATTAAAGATGCCCAAAAACAAGGGTTTCAACTAATTATTATTAGTGGCTTTCGGTCGTATTTTAAGCAAATGCGGTTATTCAATATGTACGTTCATCGCGATGGTCTAGAAAAAGCGAAAACTTATAGCGCTGAACCAGGATATTCTGAACACCAAACAGGTTTAGCTTTTGACGTTGCTTCTCCCGGTTTAGATGAATCAATAAAAGAACAGTTTCAATTTACAAAAGAAAGCAAGTGGTTGCAAGATAACGCACATTTCTATGGATTTATTATCCGATATCCTAAGGGTAAAGAACATATTACAGAATTTATGTATGAACCTTGGCATTTAAGATATATAGGAAGAGAAGATGCAGTGGGAATAGCAAACAAAAATCTCACATTTGAAGAATATTTTGATTTAGCTTAA
- the isaB gene encoding immunodominant staphylococcal antigen IsaB family protein translates to MNNKLLVFSSSVLATGVLLGASNGSGEDNTAHADTTNNNMNNMNQKDMSMNHNMDNMNGNMNQKDMSMDDNMNNMNDNMNQKDMSMDDNMNNMNDNMNQKDMSMNHNMDNMNGNMNQKDMSMDDNMNNMNGNMNQKGMSMDDNMNNMNGNMNQKGMSMNDNMNNMNGNMNQQAMMPYYNYTGYTTYDGDFTQDYDFVRALKHDNVMIDGYKVNTAAADKDVATSKKMDDTIVDMNKDGQVVHITFDTKEHAVSKDMFKKEHMSNHMSDEGQTENGSYMTYETNNGMYKAFFDEQGYLMKVMIS, encoded by the coding sequence ATGAATAACAAATTATTAGTATTTTCATCATCAGTATTAGCTACAGGTGTATTGTTAGGAGCAAGTAATGGATCAGGTGAAGATAACACAGCACACGCTGATACTACAAATAACAACATGAATAATATGAACCAGAAAGACATGTCTATGAATCACAACATGGACAACATGAACGGTAATATGAATCAAAAAGACATGTCTATGGATGATAACATGAACAATATGAACGATAATATGAATCAAAAAGACATGTCTATGGATGATAACATGAACAATATGAACGATAATATGAATCAAAAAGACATGTCTATGAATCACAACATGGACAACATGAACGGTAATATGAATCAAAAAGACATGTCTATGGATGATAACATGAACAATATGAACGGTAATATGAATCAAAAAGGCATGTCTATGGATGATAACATGAACAATATGAACGGTAATATGAACCAAAAAGGCATGTCTATGAATGATAACATGAACAATATGAACGGTAATATGAACCAACAAGCAATGATGCCGTATTATAATTATACGGGTTATACAACATATGATGGTGATTTTACTCAAGATTATGATTTTGTAAGAGCATTAAAACACGATAACGTTATGATTGATGGATACAAAGTTAATACAGCAGCTGCCGATAAAGACGTTGCCACAAGTAAAAAAATGGATGACACAATTGTAGATATGAATAAAGATGGCCAAGTAGTTCATATCACTTTCGATACTAAGGAACATGCAGTAAGTAAAGATATGTTCAAGAAAGAGCATATGTCTAACCACATGTCTGACGAAGGTCAAACAGAAAATGGATCATATATGACTTACGAAACAAACAACGGTATGTACAAAGCCTTTTTCGATGAGCAAGGTTATTTAATGAAAGTAATGATTAGTTAA
- a CDS encoding Mur ligase family protein, which translates to MQITIQDILLSIEKNTITNPTCMKVNTNTICQNITSMYQDIKQNTIFMLKDSDNTDYYAQRANEMKPLLMITDAHSSKLNHLEFNMPIIYINNFPSVANNLVTLFYGKAIDGLKFIAVTGTNGKTTTSHMIGNLLSQLGKRVAIIGTLGIFDCNYEKMKFNHTTQTTPMYFEMGEITEHFYNENYDYIVYEATSIALDQRRTDFIQNDLSVFTNFSPEHLEYHGTMNNYLKAKLRLNELSKSNLVNLNTTEYNPIVKDKWHFSNKQQAYYQYNVHNSHVDIVIDGESFCVKPNFKGGHNYINLATSIFSLHKLGFATNDIIKASTIIEPPAHRFQIVEIEHYTVILDFAHTALAVRESINNALQYTESIGKKLNTMVTGIGLRGFDKMGMTVEELPEGVHKLMLAAEQVGYEDPKAITEFMIEHLPHSYKKNSVLKSYSRKEGIRGLLHATDKNNEVILLTGINEPQNYKGKKYDHDDQMYIKTLLQTDKS; encoded by the coding sequence ATGCAAATTACGATTCAAGATATTCTTTTATCTATTGAAAAAAACACAATTACAAATCCTACGTGCATGAAAGTTAATACGAATACAATTTGTCAAAATATTACATCAATGTACCAGGATATAAAACAAAATACCATTTTTATGTTGAAAGATTCAGATAATACAGACTACTATGCGCAACGCGCTAATGAAATGAAACCTTTGCTTATGATTACAGATGCCCATTCATCTAAACTTAATCACCTTGAATTTAACATGCCTATTATATATATAAATAATTTCCCTAGCGTAGCCAACAATCTAGTAACGTTATTTTACGGAAAAGCAATTGATGGATTAAAATTCATTGCAGTTACAGGGACAAATGGTAAGACAACGACAAGTCATATGATTGGGAACCTATTATCACAGTTGGGTAAAAGAGTTGCTATTATTGGAACGTTAGGTATTTTTGACTGTAATTATGAAAAGATGAAATTTAATCACACGACCCAAACTACGCCAATGTATTTTGAAATGGGTGAAATTACAGAACATTTTTATAATGAAAATTACGATTATATCGTTTACGAAGCAACATCGATAGCATTAGATCAACGACGTACAGATTTTATTCAGAATGATTTATCAGTATTCACTAATTTCAGCCCTGAACACCTCGAATATCATGGTACTATGAATAACTATCTGAAAGCTAAATTGAGATTAAATGAGTTGAGCAAATCAAATTTAGTTAATTTGAACACGACTGAATATAACCCTATCGTGAAAGATAAATGGCATTTTTCGAATAAACAGCAAGCTTATTATCAATATAATGTCCATAACAGTCATGTAGATATTGTAATTGATGGAGAGAGTTTTTGTGTTAAACCGAACTTTAAAGGAGGACATAACTATATTAATTTAGCTACAAGCATTTTTAGTTTGCATAAATTGGGTTTTGCTACAAATGATATCATTAAAGCTTCAACTATTATTGAGCCACCAGCACATCGTTTTCAAATAGTTGAAATAGAGCATTATACTGTTATATTAGATTTCGCGCATACTGCTTTAGCAGTTAGAGAATCAATAAATAATGCTTTACAATATACTGAAAGCATTGGCAAAAAATTAAATACGATGGTAACAGGAATAGGTTTAAGAGGTTTTGACAAAATGGGCATGACTGTGGAGGAATTACCTGAAGGCGTTCATAAGTTGATGCTTGCTGCTGAGCAAGTGGGTTATGAAGATCCTAAAGCAATCACTGAATTTATGATTGAACATTTACCTCATAGTTATAAAAAAAATAGTGTTTTAAAGTCTTACTCACGAAAAGAAGGAATACGAGGACTTCTGCATGCAACAGATAAAAATAATGAAGTGATTTTACTTACGGGTATTAATGAGCCACAAAACTATAAAGGGAAAAAATATGATCATGATGACCAGATGTACATTAAAACATTATTACAAACAGATAAATCTTAA
- a CDS encoding anti-sigma factor, translating to MRDSKVDKIYDYFNDKLSKSEKVQVEQELNSTSESHKTLKDIEILHDTLPYNNKEVEPPTGMKQRILESVLNENKTTNKDTENENEEDDFSFTSSDTNNQFQQNSNVSKQNNNKKNKSVVIKRFSMGIIAAMLLLSLIGNGVQFFGHKESKKQSTSMINTGDAKTINLKSMDENKTQGQAYLSNANNKTDRKLIVEANDIETTKGNQVYQVWVLKDNKPYPAGAFSSENNKGMVVFDLSNIDIDKNDKIALTLEPSPNNTEPKGQMVMASSDI from the coding sequence ATGAGAGATAGCAAAGTTGATAAAATATATGATTATTTCAATGATAAGTTGAGCAAAAGTGAAAAAGTACAAGTTGAACAAGAATTGAATTCTACATCTGAAAGTCATAAGACTTTGAAAGACATCGAAATTCTTCATGATACACTTCCTTATAACAATAAAGAGGTTGAACCTCCGACAGGAATGAAACAAAGAATTTTAGAATCAGTTCTAAATGAGAATAAAACCACAAATAAAGATACAGAAAATGAAAATGAAGAGGATGACTTTAGTTTTACTAGTTCAGACACTAATAACCAATTTCAACAAAATTCAAATGTGTCAAAACAAAATAATAATAAAAAGAACAAAAGTGTAGTTATCAAACGTTTCTCTATGGGGATTATAGCAGCAATGTTGTTGTTATCTCTTATTGGCAATGGGGTCCAGTTTTTTGGGCATAAAGAATCGAAAAAGCAATCTACTTCAATGATAAACACTGGTGATGCTAAAACAATCAACCTAAAATCTATGGATGAGAACAAAACTCAAGGACAAGCCTACCTTTCAAATGCTAATAATAAAACTGATAGAAAATTAATTGTGGAAGCCAATGATATCGAAACTACAAAAGGCAACCAAGTGTACCAAGTTTGGGTATTAAAAGATAATAAACCTTATCCTGCTGGCGCGTTTTCTAGTGAAAACAATAAAGGGATGGTTGTTTTTGACTTAAGTAATATAGATATTGATAAGAATGATAAAATCGCTCTTACATTAGAACCTTCCCCTAATAATACTGAACCTAAAGGTCAAATGGTTATGGCTAGTAGTGACATTTAA
- a CDS encoding RNA polymerase sigma factor: MVDEKDLYKMVLETNDSKSLEILYDRYESLLFNLAYKITQDVQSSEEVLQDVFMKIWNKKAIFNPEKGKLSTWLITLCRNRSIDAIRKKKNIESQFDEDFQGIQTDSLPEYDLLSKEVSEEINKRISFLNKDQQKIISLFYYKGLSQQEIASKLNIPLGTVKSRMRLSIQHLNNYFKKALRREDEENER; encoded by the coding sequence ATGGTAGATGAAAAGGATCTATATAAAATGGTATTAGAAACAAATGATAGCAAAAGTCTAGAAATATTATATGATCGGTACGAGTCGTTATTATTCAATTTGGCTTATAAAATAACACAAGATGTGCAATCTAGTGAAGAAGTTTTACAGGATGTTTTTATGAAAATATGGAATAAAAAGGCAATTTTCAATCCTGAAAAGGGGAAATTATCAACTTGGCTTATTACATTATGTCGTAATAGATCTATTGATGCTATAAGAAAGAAAAAAAATATAGAGAGTCAATTTGATGAGGATTTTCAAGGTATACAAACTGATAGTCTACCTGAATATGATTTGTTAAGTAAAGAAGTCTCAGAAGAAATCAATAAAAGGATTTCATTTTTAAATAAAGATCAGCAAAAAATTATTTCTTTGTTTTATTATAAAGGATTGAGTCAGCAAGAAATTGCAAGTAAATTAAATATACCTTTAGGTACTGTAAAAAGCCGTATGAGACTTTCAATCCAACATTTGAATAACTACTTTAAAAAAGCCTTAAGAAGGGAGGATGAAGAAAATGAGAGATAG
- a CDS encoding SDR family oxidoreductase, whose amino-acid sequence MNNVKDKVVVITGASSGIGEETVSLLSENGAKLVLGARRVDRLEKIQQKIGNNISIQKTDVTKPDEVNALIETAYKDFGRVDVLINNAGLMPQSFLEKNKQDEWNQMIDVNIKGVLYGIGAVLPYMREQKSGHIINLASVAGHVVFPGSAVYSGTKYAVRAITEGLRQEEASVGSNIRTTILSPGAIDTELTDHISDKEMKQGIDEVYKDAIKPDAIARAINYAINEPEESSVNEFIIRPSSQNL is encoded by the coding sequence ATGAATAATGTAAAAGATAAAGTAGTCGTTATAACTGGTGCGTCTAGTGGCATTGGTGAGGAAACAGTAAGTTTGCTATCTGAAAATGGGGCTAAGCTTGTTTTAGGAGCAAGACGCGTAGATCGATTAGAAAAAATACAACAAAAAATAGGTAATAATATAAGCATTCAAAAAACTGATGTAACGAAGCCAGATGAAGTAAATGCATTAATTGAAACAGCGTATAAAGATTTTGGACGTGTAGATGTTTTAATTAATAATGCTGGTCTTATGCCTCAATCTTTTTTAGAAAAGAATAAACAAGATGAATGGAACCAAATGATTGATGTTAATATTAAAGGTGTACTATACGGTATTGGTGCAGTGTTGCCTTATATGAGAGAACAAAAATCAGGTCATATTATTAATTTAGCTTCTGTAGCAGGACATGTTGTTTTCCCAGGTAGCGCTGTTTATAGTGGTACTAAATATGCAGTAAGAGCGATAACTGAAGGATTAAGACAAGAAGAAGCTTCGGTGGGCTCAAATATTAGAACAACAATCCTTTCTCCAGGTGCTATTGATACTGAGTTAACAGACCATATTAGCGATAAAGAAATGAAACAAGGTATAGATGAAGTATATAAAGATGCAATTAAACCAGATGCTATTGCTAGAGCTATTAATTACGCCATTAATGAACCGGAGGAATCATCTGTAAATGAATTTATAATTCGTCCTAGTAGTCAAAATCTATAA
- a CDS encoding type I toxin-antitoxin system Fst family toxin, whose product MLNTLFVALVAPIIVGVIITLFSHWLNKRDK is encoded by the coding sequence ATGTTAAACACTCTATTTGTAGCACTTGTAGCTCCTATTATAGTAGGAGTTATAATTACGTTGTTTTCACATTGGTTAAACAAGCGTGATAAATAA